One genomic segment of Oleidesulfovibrio alaskensis DSM 16109 includes these proteins:
- a CDS encoding AAA family ATPase produces the protein MRPTEIKKALELLVPLGQPAFVWGAPGVGKSQIVAQTARLLGRELVDLRAVLLDPVDLRGIPKIGQDDVARWCPPSFLPRCGSGILFLDELNAAPPLVQAACYQLVLDRKLGEYELPAGWTVVAAGNRESDRAVTHRMPSALANRFVHLDFEPSVEDWIAWAQQENMPEELVAFIRFRPSLLHCFDPSGPEKAFPSPRTWEYAGRIVQSRPEEALEYALLKGTVGEGAAAEFTGFCRLCRDLPEPEAVLAAPDSAPVPEEPAVLYALCEALARAMNPATMDGLVRYASRLPAEFGVLLVRGAAARDKAVLDSGAFTRWATANAQVLF, from the coding sequence ATGCGTCCTACGGAAATAAAAAAGGCTCTGGAGCTGCTTGTTCCTCTCGGGCAGCCCGCCTTTGTATGGGGTGCCCCCGGAGTGGGAAAAAGTCAGATTGTGGCCCAGACAGCCCGCCTGCTCGGCCGCGAACTGGTGGACCTGCGGGCGGTTCTGCTCGATCCTGTGGATCTGCGCGGCATTCCCAAGATAGGGCAGGATGATGTGGCCCGCTGGTGTCCGCCCTCGTTTCTTCCCCGCTGCGGCAGCGGCATTCTTTTTCTGGACGAGCTTAACGCGGCACCGCCGCTTGTTCAGGCGGCCTGTTATCAGCTGGTGCTGGACAGAAAGCTGGGTGAATACGAACTGCCCGCGGGGTGGACTGTTGTTGCCGCGGGTAACCGCGAGTCTGACAGGGCGGTCACGCACAGAATGCCTTCCGCCCTTGCCAACAGGTTTGTCCATCTCGATTTCGAGCCTTCGGTGGAGGACTGGATAGCGTGGGCGCAACAGGAAAACATGCCCGAAGAACTGGTGGCGTTTATCCGTTTCCGGCCGTCCCTGCTGCATTGTTTTGATCCGTCCGGACCGGAAAAGGCTTTTCCTTCGCCGAGAACATGGGAATACGCCGGCCGTATAGTGCAGAGCCGTCCGGAGGAGGCACTGGAGTATGCCCTGCTTAAAGGTACCGTAGGAGAAGGTGCGGCAGCCGAATTTACCGGTTTCTGCCGTCTGTGCCGCGACCTGCCCGAACCGGAAGCGGTGCTTGCGGCGCCCGACTCGGCTCCGGTGCCCGAAGAACCGGCCGTGCTGTATGCATTGTGCGAGGCGCTGGCACGGGCCATGAACCCCGCGACCATGGACGGGCTGGTGCGCTACGCTTCCAGACTGCCTGCAGAGTTCGGCGTGCTGCTGGTGCGGGGAGCGGCCGCGCGTGACAAAGCCGTGCTCGATTCCGGAGCCTTCACCCGCTGGGCCACTGCCAATGCGCAGGTGCTTTTTTAA
- the fdhF gene encoding formate dehydrogenase subunit alpha has product MKEVLTTCPYCGTGCAFYLQVHDDTVTGVRPAVSNTVNKGRLCSKGHFGFDFIHHGDRLKTPLIRRDGRLVPCSWEEAYDCITSRLSEIIRQSGPDAVAGFSSARCTNEENYLMQKFMRAAVGTNNVDHCARLUHAPTVAGLAAAFGSGAMTNSIDELESMGAGDVIFAVGTNTTECHPVIGANMLQAVRQGARLVVADPRAVTLAAHAAVWLRLRPGTDVALLNGIAHVIISEGLADEAFIAQRTEGYAAFRETVLRCTPQKASAITGVPADDIRSAARILGCAANVSTYYTMGITQHTSGVDNVRAVANIALLTGNAGRPGTGVNPLRGQNNVQGACDMGALPDVLPAYQRVTDPAVRERFAAAWGREVPGKPGLRIPDVLHGLEHGTVRALYVFGENPMRSDPDVGHVEHCLDAAEFLVVQDIFLTETAAKAHVVLPGASFAEKDGTFSSTERRVQRIRRAVPPAGGSRPDWQILSELLTRMGAGPEYGSPEEIFDEMRALTPSYAGITYARLEKGGLQWPCPDVDHPGTPVLHRNAFMRGRGAFLAVEHREPAELPDDAYPLMLTTGRVVAHYHTGTMTRRCWGLNGVAPEEQVELHPDDAAPLGIADGDMVRLTSRRGSMTARVHVTEKTMRGLVFVTFHYSESCGNVLTNSAADPETGTAELKICSVRVEKADRQGPCPADTAERRPVAAAQKHYSEPAVHPAGTPEKICNPS; this is encoded by the coding sequence ATGAAAGAAGTATTAACAACGTGTCCTTACTGCGGTACAGGGTGCGCTTTTTACCTTCAGGTGCATGACGATACTGTGACAGGAGTCCGTCCGGCCGTCAGCAACACGGTGAATAAAGGCAGGCTGTGTTCCAAGGGGCATTTCGGCTTTGATTTCATTCACCATGGTGACCGGCTGAAAACTCCGCTTATCCGCAGGGATGGCCGGCTGGTGCCCTGCAGCTGGGAAGAAGCCTACGATTGTATCACATCGCGGCTTTCAGAGATTATCCGTCAGAGCGGGCCCGATGCCGTGGCAGGATTCAGTTCCGCCCGTTGTACCAACGAAGAAAATTATCTGATGCAGAAGTTCATGCGTGCGGCCGTCGGCACCAATAATGTCGACCACTGCGCCCGTCTCTGACACGCTCCCACCGTGGCCGGTCTGGCCGCAGCATTCGGAAGCGGAGCCATGACGAATTCCATTGATGAACTGGAGAGCATGGGGGCCGGCGATGTGATTTTTGCCGTGGGTACAAACACCACGGAATGCCATCCGGTCATAGGGGCCAATATGCTTCAGGCCGTGCGTCAGGGGGCCCGTCTGGTGGTGGCCGACCCGCGCGCTGTTACGCTTGCGGCGCACGCCGCGGTGTGGCTGCGTCTGCGTCCCGGCACTGATGTGGCGCTGCTGAACGGCATTGCTCATGTGATTATTTCCGAAGGTCTTGCCGACGAGGCATTCATCGCGCAGCGCACCGAAGGATATGCGGCGTTCCGCGAAACCGTGCTGCGCTGCACGCCGCAAAAGGCATCGGCAATCACAGGCGTACCGGCGGACGACATCCGCTCCGCGGCACGCATTCTGGGCTGCGCCGCCAACGTCTCCACCTATTACACCATGGGCATCACGCAACACACCTCCGGCGTGGACAATGTGCGCGCCGTGGCCAACATCGCGCTGCTTACCGGTAATGCGGGGCGGCCGGGTACAGGGGTCAATCCGTTGCGCGGACAGAACAATGTGCAGGGCGCATGCGATATGGGTGCCCTGCCCGATGTTTTGCCCGCGTACCAGCGTGTGACCGACCCTGCCGTGCGTGAGCGCTTTGCGGCCGCGTGGGGCAGAGAAGTTCCCGGAAAGCCGGGGTTGCGCATACCTGACGTGCTGCACGGGCTGGAACACGGCACTGTGCGGGCTTTGTATGTTTTTGGTGAAAATCCCATGCGCAGCGATCCTGATGTGGGCCATGTGGAACACTGTCTGGACGCTGCGGAGTTTCTGGTGGTGCAGGATATTTTTCTTACCGAGACAGCCGCAAAGGCGCATGTGGTGCTGCCGGGAGCGTCCTTTGCCGAAAAGGACGGCACGTTTTCCAGTACCGAACGCAGGGTGCAGCGCATCCGCAGGGCGGTGCCCCCCGCAGGCGGCAGCCGCCCGGACTGGCAGATACTCAGCGAGCTTCTGACCCGTATGGGGGCAGGGCCGGAGTATGGTTCGCCGGAGGAAATATTTGACGAAATGCGGGCGCTGACCCCCAGTTACGCAGGCATAACCTATGCCCGTCTGGAAAAGGGCGGCCTGCAGTGGCCTTGCCCGGATGTTGATCATCCGGGCACGCCGGTGCTGCACCGGAACGCATTTATGCGCGGCCGGGGGGCTTTTCTTGCCGTGGAGCACCGTGAACCGGCGGAACTGCCGGATGACGCGTATCCGCTGATGCTGACCACCGGAAGGGTTGTTGCCCATTATCATACCGGCACCATGACCCGCCGCTGCTGGGGGCTGAACGGCGTGGCCCCTGAAGAGCAGGTGGAGCTGCATCCTGACGATGCGGCGCCTCTGGGAATAGCCGACGGCGATATGGTGCGGCTCACTTCGCGCCGGGGCAGTATGACCGCGCGGGTGCATGTGACCGAAAAAACCATGCGCGGTCTGGTCTTTGTCACATTCCACTACAGCGAAAGCTGCGGCAACGTGCTGACCAACAGCGCGGCAGACCCTGAAACAGGCACCGCGGAACTGAAAATATGTTCGGTGCGCGTGGAAAAAGCAGACCGGCAGGGCCCCTGTCCGGCGGATACCGCCGAACGGCGGCCGGTGGCGGCTGCTCAGAAACACTATTCCGAACCGGCGGTGCATCCTGCCGGAACACCGGAGAAAATATGCAATCCCAGTTGA
- a CDS encoding 4Fe-4S dicluster domain-containing protein has protein sequence MNAFIVADPHRCIGCAACEVACAAAAAGQSVFAPGGQSAVFSPRLHLVAEAAVTAPVQCRQCADAPCAAICPRGAIRMAEGVVTVDSGLCIGCKMCMVACPVGAIEVRGGRASKCQLCTDRPEGPACMQVCPAEAFTLVRAQTLRAELVRRRAAGLCPAADARP, from the coding sequence ATGAATGCTTTTATTGTGGCGGACCCGCACCGGTGCATCGGGTGTGCCGCGTGCGAGGTGGCGTGTGCCGCGGCGGCGGCAGGTCAGTCCGTGTTTGCCCCCGGGGGACAGTCAGCCGTATTCAGCCCCCGGCTGCATCTGGTGGCGGAAGCTGCGGTTACAGCGCCGGTGCAGTGCCGGCAATGCGCCGATGCTCCCTGTGCGGCAATTTGTCCGCGCGGAGCCATACGGATGGCGGAGGGCGTGGTCACCGTGGACAGCGGGCTGTGCATCGGCTGCAAAATGTGCATGGTGGCGTGTCCGGTGGGGGCCATTGAGGTGCGGGGCGGCAGGGCGTCCAAGTGCCAGCTGTGCACGGACCGTCCGGAAGGTCCGGCCTGTATGCAGGTGTGCCCTGCGGAAGCATTTACGCTGGTGCGTGCGCAAACCCTGCGCGCCGAACTGGTGCGCCGCAGAGCGGCCGGATTATGCCCGGCTGCTGATGCGCGGCCCTGA
- a CDS encoding DUF2201 family putative metallopeptidase, with amino-acid sequence MSYSAAVAECRARMVKARIRLVMAHPFFGTLCLRMNPEPDIRCRTAWTDGTRLAFNPYYVRGLSDAALQGLLAHTVMHPACQHHMRRGRRDADLWNRACDYAINWVLTDAGITLPPGYLDDSRYRGLSAEAIYAELSAGMGGDGMRGDNNAADGPEKEETQADEGAAAQAQTGDGEESSGSDEGAGAEQGDGAEVQPLPQDTGDDYDASQGDPGGSGEVRDAVSDSGSSSPAGTPPADENWLVALAQAAEQARGSGDLPGGLERLVRTVLAPSLDWRMLLDRFLQHRARNDYTWFPPSRRHVHMGMYLPSLAQVSLAEVILAIDTSGSIAPRELDLFAAELSSLLEQYETTVRVIFCDTQITGEQVCGRQDLPLSLAPEGGGGTDYRPVFRHVDTMGYLPSCLVYLTDLECMHFPEDEPPYPVLWVQTGGQERSVPFGDIIHMH; translated from the coding sequence ATGTCATATTCCGCAGCCGTGGCAGAGTGCCGTGCGCGTATGGTCAAAGCCCGCATACGGCTTGTCATGGCCCATCCCTTTTTCGGAACACTGTGCCTCAGAATGAATCCGGAGCCTGACATCCGCTGCCGCACCGCATGGACTGACGGTACGCGTCTGGCTTTTAATCCGTACTATGTCAGAGGACTGTCCGACGCCGCTTTGCAGGGATTGCTGGCGCATACGGTGATGCATCCTGCCTGCCAGCACCATATGCGCCGCGGCAGACGTGATGCCGACCTGTGGAACAGGGCCTGTGACTATGCCATCAACTGGGTGCTGACAGATGCCGGCATCACGCTTCCGCCCGGATATCTTGATGATTCACGGTATCGCGGGCTGAGTGCCGAAGCGATTTATGCCGAGCTTTCGGCGGGCATGGGGGGCGACGGCATGCGCGGAGACAATAACGCCGCCGACGGTCCCGAAAAGGAAGAGACGCAGGCGGATGAAGGCGCTGCCGCACAGGCGCAGACCGGCGACGGTGAAGAATCTTCCGGCAGTGATGAAGGAGCCGGTGCAGAGCAGGGCGACGGGGCAGAGGTTCAGCCTTTGCCACAGGATACCGGTGACGACTATGATGCGTCGCAGGGGGACCCCGGCGGTTCGGGCGAGGTGCGCGATGCCGTTTCGGACAGCGGATCGTCGAGTCCCGCGGGTACGCCCCCCGCTGATGAAAACTGGCTGGTGGCACTGGCGCAGGCGGCGGAGCAGGCCCGCGGCAGCGGTGATCTGCCCGGCGGGCTTGAACGCCTTGTCCGCACGGTGCTTGCACCTTCACTGGACTGGCGCATGCTTCTCGACAGATTTCTGCAGCACCGTGCCCGCAACGATTATACATGGTTTCCGCCCAGCCGCAGGCATGTGCACATGGGCATGTACCTGCCGTCGCTGGCGCAGGTCAGTCTGGCAGAGGTGATACTTGCCATTGATACGTCGGGCAGTATCGCCCCCCGTGAACTTGACCTTTTCGCTGCGGAGCTTTCGTCGCTGCTGGAGCAGTACGAAACCACCGTGCGTGTCATTTTCTGCGATACGCAGATAACAGGAGAACAGGTGTGCGGCAGGCAGGACCTGCCGCTCAGTCTGGCGCCGGAAGGCGGCGGCGGAACAGATTACCGTCCCGTCTTCCGCCATGTGGATACCATGGGATATCTGCCTTCCTGTCTTGTATATCTCACCGACCTTGAGTGCATGCATTTTCCGGAGGACGAGCCGCCTTATCCTGTGCTGTGGGTGCAGACCGGCGGGCAGGAAAGGTCTGTTCCTTTCGGCGATATAATTCACATGCACTAG
- a CDS encoding [FeFe] hydrogenase, group A encodes MNGQQNVIRIDSDICTGCGRCKDVCPVGAVEGVQGTPHSIREDVCVLCGQCVQQCSAFASFYEQHPACIAEKKRERGLFVSEAAPLFAAWHTGDAPRVASRLAEGCHSMVQCAPAVRAAIGEEFGMPAGALTPGRLAAALRRLGFDRVYDTNFAADLTIMEEGSELLQRMEGAGPLPMFTSCCPAWVRYAEQQFPDLLEHLSSCKSPQQMAGAVFKSYGAQLDGVDPRQVFSVAVMPCTCKKAEAQRPGMEHDGVRDVDAVLTTGELAAMLRQAHIDFAALPDEPFDRPLGSYSGAGNIFGLTGGVMEAALRTAYELVTGEPVPCTELVYVRGGEGIRHATLTMDGRTFRVAVVAGLQHVRPLLEAVRAGTCDVNFVEVMCCPQGCISGGGQPKVLLPFQRDEVYAARKAALYRHDAELACRKSHENPQVQALYREFLGEPLGHVSHSLLHTVYGQTR; translated from the coding sequence ATGAATGGACAGCAGAATGTGATACGCATTGACAGCGATATATGCACGGGCTGCGGCCGGTGCAAAGATGTCTGCCCCGTGGGGGCGGTGGAAGGGGTGCAGGGGACGCCGCACAGTATCAGAGAGGATGTCTGCGTATTGTGCGGGCAGTGCGTGCAGCAGTGCAGTGCTTTTGCCTCTTTTTACGAACAGCACCCTGCCTGCATTGCCGAAAAGAAGCGGGAAAGAGGCCTTTTTGTTTCGGAGGCAGCACCGCTTTTTGCCGCATGGCACACGGGGGATGCACCGCGGGTGGCCAGTCGTCTGGCAGAAGGCTGCCACAGCATGGTTCAGTGTGCGCCAGCCGTGCGTGCTGCCATCGGCGAAGAGTTCGGTATGCCTGCGGGGGCGCTGACCCCCGGAAGGCTGGCCGCAGCATTGCGCAGGCTGGGATTCGACAGGGTTTACGACACCAATTTTGCAGCCGACCTGACCATAATGGAAGAGGGCAGTGAGCTGCTGCAGCGTATGGAAGGCGCCGGACCGCTGCCCATGTTCACGTCGTGTTGCCCCGCATGGGTCCGTTATGCCGAACAGCAGTTCCCCGACCTGCTGGAACATCTTTCATCCTGCAAGTCTCCGCAGCAGATGGCCGGAGCCGTTTTCAAGTCGTACGGGGCGCAGCTGGACGGTGTGGACCCGCGGCAGGTTTTCAGCGTGGCGGTGATGCCCTGTACCTGCAAAAAGGCAGAAGCGCAGAGACCCGGGATGGAGCATGACGGGGTGCGTGATGTGGATGCGGTGCTGACCACCGGCGAGCTTGCGGCCATGCTGCGTCAGGCGCACATAGATTTTGCCGCTTTGCCCGACGAGCCGTTTGACCGGCCTTTGGGCAGCTACTCAGGTGCCGGGAACATTTTCGGACTGACCGGCGGAGTGATGGAAGCCGCGCTGCGTACTGCCTATGAACTGGTGACCGGAGAACCCGTGCCCTGCACGGAACTGGTGTATGTGCGGGGCGGCGAAGGAATCCGGCACGCAACCCTGACCATGGACGGCCGCACCTTCCGCGTGGCTGTGGTGGCCGGATTGCAGCATGTGCGTCCGCTGCTGGAAGCCGTGCGCGCGGGTACCTGTGATGTGAATTTTGTGGAGGTGATGTGCTGCCCGCAGGGCTGCATAAGCGGCGGGGGCCAGCCCAAAGTGCTGCTGCCTTTTCAGCGGGATGAGGTGTATGCCGCGCGCAAGGCGGCGCTGTACCGCCACGATGCCGAGCTTGCCTGCCGCAAATCGCATGAAAATCCGCAGGTGCAGGCGTTGTACCGTGAGTTTCTGGGCGAACCTCTGGGCCATGTTTCGCACAGTCTGCTGCATACTGTTTACGGCCAGACGCGTTAG
- a CDS encoding sugar transferase — MNEGCTLQGCCRLMTSGMRMTLLMLASDIFALVCAIGAAVVVRYLFDGQFHLSFYLRCAPVVVFFLAAYAMRGLYPGVLVAPHEELKSLTLGTTLIFFFLITTTFFFKASEEFSRLVMLGGWLGSVILVPFCRIAVRRRFSRRPWWGIPAVIWGAGADADTLAGRFSKDRRQGISVLGTVQPDDAGDDRLQPLREYAAMRPQPMLVCTPESRDLFFSDEVLRIEELFERTLVMPPKAFDALNVQVRDVGGVLFFQMQTKLLDPVRQRLKRALDLTVIMLALPVLLPVMAVLAAAVRLEGGGPVFYSQPRIGRWGRHFRIIKFRTMVCNADTVLQQHLAQHPELAEEWAENQKLRCDPRITAIGGFLRRTSLDELPQLLNVLRGEMSLVGPRPIVDAEVPRYGEAFELYKRTLPGISGLWQISGRNDTTYEERVMLDTYYSRNWSVWMDLHVLSRTLWVVIKRSGAY, encoded by the coding sequence ATGAATGAGGGATGTACGCTGCAGGGCTGTTGCCGGCTGATGACTTCCGGCATGCGTATGACGCTGCTGATGCTGGCATCGGATATCTTTGCACTGGTCTGCGCCATCGGGGCCGCTGTGGTGGTCCGGTATCTGTTTGACGGGCAGTTTCATCTTTCCTTTTATCTGCGGTGTGCGCCGGTGGTGGTGTTTTTTCTGGCGGCATATGCCATGCGCGGGCTTTATCCCGGAGTACTGGTGGCTCCTCATGAGGAACTGAAAAGCCTAACACTGGGTACCACATTGATTTTCTTCTTTCTCATCACCACCACCTTTTTTTTCAAAGCCAGTGAAGAATTTTCGCGTCTGGTGATGCTGGGCGGATGGCTGGGGTCGGTCATTCTGGTGCCGTTCTGCCGTATTGCCGTGCGCCGGCGGTTTTCACGCCGGCCGTGGTGGGGGATTCCCGCCGTGATATGGGGGGCAGGAGCCGACGCCGACACATTGGCCGGGCGCTTCAGTAAAGACCGGCGGCAGGGGATCAGCGTGCTTGGCACGGTGCAGCCCGATGATGCAGGCGATGACCGCCTGCAGCCGCTGAGAGAGTACGCCGCCATGCGACCGCAGCCCATGCTGGTGTGCACGCCTGAAAGTCGCGATTTGTTTTTTTCCGACGAGGTGCTGCGTATCGAGGAATTGTTTGAGCGGACGCTGGTCATGCCGCCCAAGGCTTTCGATGCACTTAATGTTCAGGTGCGCGATGTGGGGGGTGTGCTTTTTTTCCAGATGCAGACCAAACTGCTCGACCCTGTGCGCCAGCGGCTTAAGCGGGCACTGGACCTGACGGTCATCATGCTGGCGCTGCCCGTGCTGCTGCCGGTCATGGCGGTGCTGGCCGCCGCGGTGCGTCTGGAAGGGGGCGGACCGGTCTTTTATTCACAGCCGCGCATCGGACGGTGGGGCAGACACTTCAGAATCATCAAGTTCCGGACCATGGTGTGCAATGCGGATACGGTGCTGCAGCAGCATCTGGCGCAGCACCCCGAACTGGCCGAAGAATGGGCTGAAAATCAGAAGCTGCGCTGTGATCCGCGTATAACCGCCATTGGCGGCTTTTTGCGGCGTACCAGTCTGGACGAACTGCCGCAGCTGCTTAATGTGCTGCGTGGTGAAATGAGTCTGGTGGGGCCCCGGCCCATAGTGGATGCGGAAGTACCGCGTTATGGCGAGGCGTTTGAACTGTACAAGCGCACTCTGCCGGGCATTTCAGGCTTGTGGCAGATATCCGGACGCAATGACACGACATATGAAGAGCGTGTGATGCTGGATACCTATTATTCACGCAACTGGTCGGTGTGGATGGATCTGCATGTGCTTTCACGCACATTGTGGGTGGTTATTAAACGCAGCGGTGCATACTAG
- a CDS encoding O-antigen ligase family protein, whose amino-acid sequence MAQSYALLRVVFFAGCLLFPLGKAFQVGAGVAGLVLLAAYYTGGYARSNLARLPFRWIFAVFFLYPFAATIFSQWPGHSFGYTRHILHESLVFFFMGLECIRSPRDMRTAGVCLLLAVFGQGADGIWQFVTGYDLVKGTPVTVDGRLTGSMGTYRVGNYLAIAMVPALLTFWALPRSLSVRWRSLFVAAVSVPPFFVLVMSQTRSAMLGLAGALYCYAVLCLRVHRRLLMVPPVLLGILLLAGPDRIRLSTALRDGRWELWEAAWRIFREHMWFGTGASTFNPAFNSMGITLVINDNTIPHPHGIFVQFLSDGGIAGFLLLAGVLAGIGFIWCGIRVWKGVRAADVDEIRYWRMAGLLWAGFAAYLGTGVFGHNFYRTWWLAMGLMMFGCIMGAVVSAGRCTRGEAVPHE is encoded by the coding sequence GTGGCGCAATCGTATGCCCTGCTGCGTGTTGTTTTTTTTGCCGGTTGTCTGCTTTTTCCGCTGGGCAAGGCGTTTCAGGTGGGTGCCGGTGTTGCCGGACTTGTTCTGCTGGCGGCGTATTACACCGGCGGGTATGCCCGTTCCAATCTGGCCCGTCTGCCGTTCCGCTGGATTTTCGCAGTTTTTTTCCTCTACCCGTTTGCCGCGACGATTTTTTCGCAGTGGCCGGGGCACAGCTTCGGCTACACACGACATATTCTGCATGAATCTCTTGTGTTTTTTTTCATGGGACTGGAATGCATCAGGTCGCCCCGTGACATGCGCACGGCGGGCGTGTGTCTGCTGCTGGCAGTATTCGGGCAGGGGGCCGACGGCATATGGCAGTTTGTGACGGGATACGATCTGGTCAAGGGTACCCCCGTAACTGTTGACGGCAGACTGACAGGGTCCATGGGGACATACCGCGTGGGCAATTATCTGGCCATCGCCATGGTGCCGGCACTGCTCACGTTCTGGGCTCTGCCCCGAAGCCTGTCCGTCCGGTGGCGCAGCCTGTTTGTGGCCGCTGTTTCCGTCCCTCCGTTTTTTGTGCTGGTCATGTCGCAGACGCGCAGCGCCATGCTGGGGCTTGCCGGTGCGTTATACTGCTATGCCGTGCTCTGTCTGCGTGTGCACCGCAGGCTGCTGATGGTGCCGCCTGTGCTGCTCGGTATTCTGCTGCTGGCAGGGCCGGACAGAATCCGTCTGTCCACCGCGCTGCGTGACGGCCGCTGGGAGCTGTGGGAAGCGGCATGGCGTATCTTCCGCGAGCATATGTGGTTCGGCACGGGAGCAAGCACTTTCAATCCGGCGTTTAACAGCATGGGCATAACGCTTGTCATCAATGACAACACCATTCCGCATCCGCATGGTATTTTTGTACAGTTTCTTTCAGATGGCGGCATTGCGGGTTTTCTGCTGCTTGCCGGTGTTCTGGCGGGTATAGGTTTTATCTGGTGCGGCATCCGGGTATGGAAAGGTGTCCGTGCGGCAGACGTGGATGAAATCCGCTACTGGCGTATGGCCGGTCTGTTGTGGGCGGGGTTTGCCGCATATCTCGGAACCGGTGTGTTCGGCCATAATTTTTACCGGACATGGTGGCTTGCCATGGGACTTATGATGTTCGGGTGTATCATGGGAGCGGTGGTTTCCGCCGGCAGGTGCACCCGCGGGGAGGCTGTGCCCCATGAATGA
- a CDS encoding glycosyltransferase: MKTALVHYWLVNRRGGERVLEELCHMFPHADIYTHMYDPAQFASSVITRHRIHTSFIGRLPRARRLYQYYLPLMPLALEQLDLRGYDLVISSESGPAKGIITSPDTLHLCYCHSPMRYVWDMYHDYMEQSGRIKRLLAAPVMHYLRLWDRASADRVDRFAANSQYVAKRIDKCYRRASRIIHPPVNVKQFSYSPQRDDFYLYAGELAPYKRPELAVQACNALAKPLVVIGGGSMEPMLRRMAGPTVHIMGRQPDNVLADHYSRCKALLFPGTEDFGIIPLEAMASGAPVIAYGRGGALETVQDNRTGLFFGQQTAQCLAEAISRFESSGVDFSAADIAAHAAAWDAPFFRTRMEKLIGDALSGTVW; this comes from the coding sequence GTGAAAACTGCACTTGTACATTACTGGCTGGTCAACAGACGCGGGGGGGAGCGGGTTCTTGAAGAACTCTGCCACATGTTTCCCCATGCGGATATCTACACGCATATGTACGACCCCGCGCAGTTCGCGTCTTCCGTCATTACCCGCCACCGCATACACACATCGTTCATCGGGCGTCTGCCCCGCGCGCGCAGACTGTACCAGTACTACCTGCCGCTCATGCCTCTGGCTCTCGAACAGCTGGACCTGCGCGGCTATGATCTGGTCATTTCCAGCGAATCCGGACCTGCCAAAGGAATAATAACCTCGCCTGACACACTGCATCTGTGCTATTGCCACAGCCCCATGCGGTATGTGTGGGACATGTATCACGACTATATGGAGCAGAGCGGCCGGATAAAGCGTCTTTTAGCTGCACCCGTGATGCATTACCTGCGCCTGTGGGACAGAGCATCAGCAGACAGGGTTGACCGCTTTGCCGCCAATTCGCAGTACGTAGCAAAACGCATTGACAAATGCTACAGGCGGGCAAGCCGCATTATACATCCTCCTGTGAATGTAAAACAGTTTTCATACTCTCCACAACGCGACGATTTTTATCTGTATGCCGGCGAACTGGCACCCTACAAGCGGCCCGAGCTTGCCGTGCAGGCCTGCAACGCGCTGGCAAAACCCCTTGTCGTCATAGGCGGCGGCTCCATGGAACCGATGCTGCGCCGCATGGCCGGCCCTACGGTGCACATCATGGGGCGCCAGCCGGACAACGTACTTGCAGACCACTACTCCCGCTGCAAGGCACTCCTTTTTCCCGGAACGGAAGACTTCGGCATCATACCGCTGGAAGCCATGGCTTCAGGCGCTCCTGTCATCGCCTACGGCAGAGGCGGCGCGCTGGAAACGGTGCAGGACAACCGCACGGGACTGTTTTTCGGGCAGCAGACCGCGCAATGTCTGGCAGAAGCCATCAGCCGCTTTGAATCCAGCGGGGTGGACTTTTCAGCCGCTGACATCGCCGCACATGCTGCCGCATGGGATGCCCCGTTTTTCCGCACCCGTATGGAAAAACTTATCGGCGACGCCCTGTCCGGCACAGTCTGGTAA
- a CDS encoding 4Fe-4S dicluster domain-containing protein, with protein MQSQLSDFVVADASRCIGCRVCEVACAVAHNATGKEHPVAGNLDSPLLPRLYLVRTPLATAPVQCRHCEDAPCAASCPAGAIRRKDGALVVEEARCVGCKTCMLACPFGAVELVPVYAQGRAVMQTVQTEDGGVCTVSPVMVAVKCDMCTGRQAGPACVQACPCGALRMAAVSDLRRRRCAQAAAGLAKYVTALHPEDGRS; from the coding sequence ATGCAATCCCAGTTGAGTGATTTTGTGGTGGCAGATGCCTCGCGCTGCATAGGCTGCCGCGTGTGCGAGGTGGCCTGCGCCGTGGCGCACAACGCTACAGGCAAGGAACACCCCGTGGCCGGCAATCTGGACAGCCCGTTGCTTCCCCGTCTGTATCTGGTGCGCACGCCGCTGGCCACAGCCCCTGTGCAGTGCCGTCACTGCGAGGATGCCCCCTGCGCTGCAAGCTGCCCCGCAGGTGCCATCAGACGTAAGGACGGCGCACTGGTGGTGGAAGAGGCCCGCTGTGTGGGCTGCAAGACCTGTATGCTGGCCTGCCCGTTTGGCGCCGTGGAACTGGTGCCTGTATACGCGCAGGGTCGTGCCGTCATGCAGACCGTGCAGACAGAGGACGGGGGTGTATGCACGGTTTCTCCGGTCATGGTGGCCGTCAAATGCGATATGTGCACCGGCAGGCAGGCAGGACCGGCGTGTGTGCAGGCCTGCCCCTGCGGCGCTTTGCGCATGGCCGCGGTGAGTGATCTGCGCCGCAGACGCTGCGCGCAGGCTGCGGCCGGACTGGCAAAATACGTGACGGCATTGCATCCGGAGGACGGAAGGTCATGA